In the Caenorhabditis elegans chromosome X genome, one interval contains:
- the pgp-7 gene encoding P-GlycoProtein related (Product from WormBase gene class pgp;~Partially confirmed by transcript evidence), with translation MEESSNDYTTPLIAQSNEKKPLELCSFIRVIFKCTSCFEKFLFLIGVFFSLVTGLCQPFVSYTLGETAQVLVTITNAINNKTIDPADLKKAYEQYERGMYQVVLYFFLCGCAYFTFASIQHAIMKYVGDNTTYRVRKQYISRLLRKDAEYFDNVSTGHLSTVLNDNLERFREVFNEKIALIFALLTDFVVGTALAFYTDWRLASYGIFFSLGIAFSGFINSAGVMKTTGKQNTHYANAGSIAFQTLGAYKTVCSLNGQNTEIERYTEELKAGEKYGIHRALMYSISRGFTYFFCNSLNTVILYVGANMIYSGSLEPAVVVRIFHYMMFGAFCLSEALPHISRLAGAISSTAPIAEMLIKEDNVIEKDETDYDVEVEVNGNISFKNVKFSYPTRPDAQVLKGISFDVQNGECIALVGASGSGKSTVVQLLLHYYNIDSGNIFIDGMDLNDMNIKRLRRVIGVVSQEPVLFNTTIEENIRFGNPNVSLPEIYGALRKANAYDFVCSFPKGIKTIVGERGTQLSGGQKQRIAIARTLVRNPKILLLDEATSALDNESEQVVQKALENASQGRTTIVVAHRLSTIRNASKIIVMQKGEIVEVGNHDELIAKRGVYNDLVQAQLLESHDDHEELPPLAARQLSQELSPLHSYAIQRSTSNDAGVHDDDMERILDELSKEGAKKSNLREIVKQCRPDYCFLFIAVFGSAIQGVSYPILAQLIVRTYEGFAMIGEDMLYYSHLWALSFMFLAVFRPLTLYCQYYYFGKVSEQLSTRLRIKSFSHMLSLPCAFYDDPNHSATRLSNRLNTDSSNVKAAVDDRLGCVIMTVVAISIAITTASLYCWKMTLEVLIFFPLLYLAEYCYDAATETSIQEDTIAFENSNRTAIEALENMRTVRALNLEDKIMSLISEHLQKIHKSYFKRAIIQGAANGLSLSCYLFVYSVSFKFGTYLALRKEVAPMDTYLILETLSMTANMAGSAAAYLPDYKKAVHAAGLIFHLFTYPATMPFSSSDGKKNIEKGEIIGENVQFHYDQRPDRMILNGVNLKVDPGKTLALVGPSGCGKSTIISLLERFYHAVDGEVKIDSENVEDINLNHLRSNLALVSQEPTLFNCSIRENLLYGLTRSVPQLELEKALQTANAFNFVFQFPQASFNCAQLT, from the exons atggaagaaagcTCAAATGATTACACGACACCACTCATAGCTCAGTCAAATGAAAAGAAACCATTAGAGCTGTGCAGTTTCATCCGTGTTATT TTCAAATGCACatcatgttttgaaaaatttttatttttgattggtGTGTTTTTCTCTTTGGTAACAGGTCTTTGTCAGCCGTTTGTAAGTTACACATTGGGAGAAACTGCTCAAGTCCTGGTAACAATTACAAATGCAATTAACAACAAAACTATTG ACCCTGCCGATCTCAAAAAAGCATATGAGCAGTATGAACGCGGAATGTATCAAGTTGTACTTTACTTCTTCTTATGTGGATGCGCATATTTTACATTTGCGTCTATACAg CACGCTATCATGAAGTATGTTGGAGACAACACGACATATCGCGTCCGAAAACAATACATATCACGTTTATTGAGAAAAGATGctgaatattttgataatgtGTCGACTGGGCATTTGTCTACCGTATTAAATGA CAATTTGGAACGTTTCCGAGAAGTatttaatgagaaaattgcACTTATATTTGCTCTCCTGACAGATTTTGTAGTTGGAACTGCGTTAGCATTTTATACAGATTGGCGTCTGGCTTCGTATGGAAtctttttttcacttggaattGCATTTTCTGGGTTTATAAACTCAGCAGGTGTAATGAAGACAACTGGAAAACAGAACACGCATTATGCTAACGCTGGGTCCATTGCCTTCCAGACACTTGGTGCATATAAAACAGTTTGCTCTTTGAATGGTCAAAATACGGAGATTGAACG GTACACTGAAGAACTCAAGGCTGGAGAGAAATATGGTATTCATAGAGCACTAATGTACTCTATTTCAAGAGgtttcacttattttttctgtaacaGCTTGAATACTGTTATTCTCTATGTTGGAGCAAATATGATTTATTCTGGTTCACTTGAACCGGCTGTAGTTGTTAGG ATTTTCCACTATATGATGTTTGGAGCTTTCTGTCTTAGTGAAGCACTGCCTCACATCTCCCGCCTAGCCGGTGCGATTTCTTCCACAGCCCCCATTGCTGAGATGCTGATTAAA GAGGACAACGTTATCGAAAAAGACGAGACAGACTACGACGTGGAAGTGGAAGTTAATGGaaatatttctttcaaaaatgtaaaattctCGTACCCAACTCGACCAGATGCACAAGTTTTGAAAGGAATCTCGTTTGATGTTCAAAATGGAGAATGTATCGCTTTAGTTGGTGCTAGTGGAAGTGGTAAAAGTACTGTAGTGCAGTTACTCCTTCATTACTACAATATTGATTctggaaatatatttattgatGGAATGGATTTGAACGATATGAATATCAAAAGACTTCGTCGAGTGATTGGAGTCGTTTCCCAAGAACCAGTACTTTTTAATACTACGATAGAGGAAAATATTAGATTTGGAAACCCAAATGTGTCTTTACCGGAAATCTATGGAGCCTTAAGAAAAGCAAATGCTTATGATTTTGTGTGCTCTTTTCCAAAAGGGATCAAAACAATAGTTGGCGAGAGAGGTACACAGCTTTCTGGAGGACAAAAGCAAAGAATCGCAATTGCACGAACGTTGGTtcgaaatccaaaaattcttcTTCTCGATGAGGCAACCAGTGCATTGGATAATGAAAGTGAGCAAGTTGTACAGAAAGCACTTGAAAAC GCGTCGCAAGGAAGAACAACTATAGTTGTGGCACATCGATTATCAACAATCAGAAATGCCAGTAAAATTATTGTGATGCAAAAAGGAGAG ATTGTTGAAGTTGGGAATCATGATGAGCTAATTGCGAAACGAGGTGTGTACAATGATCTAGTTCAAGCCCAATTGTTAGAATCTCACGATGACCATG AAGAGCTTCCACCACTTGCTGCAAGACAACTATCACAAGAGTTATCACCATTACATAGTTATGCAATTCAAAGAAGTACAAGTAATGACGCAGGTGTTCATGACGATGATATGGAACGAATATTAGATGAACTCAGCAAAGAAGGAGCAAAGAAATCAAATCTCAGAGAAATTGTGAAGCAATGTCGACCAGACTACTGTTTCTTATTTATTGCAGTTTTTGGAAGTGCCATACAAGGAGTTAGCTATCCTATACTGGCTCAATTGATAGTACGAACATATGAA GGGTTCGCGATGATTGGTGAAGACATGCTCTACTACAGTCACCTTTGGGCGCTATCTTTCATGTTTCTGGCTGTGTTCCGTCCACTTACATTATATTGTCAATATTACTACTTTGGAAAAGTTTCTGAACAATTATCCACACGACTCCGCATCAAGTCGTTCAGTCATATGTTGTCACTTCCATGCGCATTTTACGATGATCCCAATCACTCTGCAACTCGATTGTCTAACAGATTGAATACGGATTCTTCTAATGTCAAGGCAGCAGTAGATGATCGGCTGGGATGTGTCATCATGACTGTGGTAGCAATTTCAATCGCAATTACAACTGCTTCCTTGTACTGTTGGAAAATGACTCTAGAG GTATTGATATTTTTCCCGTTGTTGTACTTGGCTGAATATTGTTATGATGCTGCTACCGAAACGTCTATCCAGGAAGATACTAtagcttttgaaaatagtaACAGA ACTGCGATTGAAGCGTTGGAAAATATGAGAACAGTTCGAGCACTTAATTTGGAAGATAAAATAATGTCTTTAATTTCTGaacatctacaaaaaattcacaaatctTATTTCAAAAGAGCCATTATTCAA GGTGCTGCAAACGGTCTTTCTCTTAGTTGCTATTTGTTTGTGTACTCggtttctttcaaatttggaaCATATTTAGCTTTACGGAAAGAAGTAGCTCCAATGGATACTTATCTAATTTTAGAGACTCTTTCCATGACAGCTAATATGGCTGGATCTGCAGCTGCATATCTCCCAGATTACAAAAAAGCAGTTCATGCAGCTGGATTAATATTCCATTTGTTCACATATCCAGCTACGATGCCATTCAGTTCCAGTGatggaaagaaaaatattgaaaagggAGAAATTATTGGAGAGAATGTTCAATTTCATTATGATCAACGGCCGGATCGTATGATATTGAATGGTGTTAATCTGAAAGTAGACCCAGGAAAAACCCTTGCTCTTGTTGGTCCAAGTGGTTGTGGAAAGTCGACAATCATTTCATTGCTAGAGAGGTTCTATCACGCAGTTGATGGAGAAGTC AAAATTGACAGCGAAAACGTCGAGGATATCAATTTGAACCACCTTCGATCTAATTTAGCTCTGGTATCACAAGAGCCAACTCTGTTCAACTGTTCAATCAGAGAGAACCTTTTGTATGGGCTCACAAGATCCGTGCCACAGTTAGAACTTGAAAAGGCTTTGCAAACGGCAAATGCGTTCAACTTTGTATTTCAGTTCCCACAGGCTAGTTTCAACTGTGCTCAACTTACATAA